The stretch of DNA GCGGCGCCGGCTCGCCCACCCTGGCGGTGGGCTCGAACGCAGCGTCAGGCCCACAGCCGGCCGCCGCGAAAAAAACCAGAAGGACCGGTATGAGCCGCCCGTACCTCATAGCTCCTCTTCTACCAGATCCTCTTCTATTAGTTCCTCTCCCAGCAGCTCCTTTTCTATTAGCACCTTTTCTATCTCCTCTGTAAGCGGCCCTTCTTTTACCGCCCCCATGTGTATATAGGTGAACCGGCCCTCCCTGTCCAGGACGAAGGTCTTGGGGACGCCGTAGATCCTGTAGGCGTCCTCCATCTCCCCCCCCTCCCCCTCGCCATCGAGGCCGTTCGGGTAGGTGAGCTTGAACTCCTCCACGAACTCCCTTGCGTCCTCCTCCGAGTCCTGCACCGCCACGCCCACGAACTCGACCCCCTCCTCCCTGTAGGCGAGATAGAGCTTCTCAAGGACCGGCGCCTCGCGCCTGCAGGGGCCGCACCACGAGGCCCAAAAATTCAAGACGACCGGGACCTTCTTCGCCTTAAGGGCATCGAGCGTAATCTCCTCGCCCCCGAAGGTGGTAAGGGTAAAGGGCGGGGCCTCCTCCCCCTCGTTCGGGAGCGACTTCCTTATCTCGCTCTCCTCCTCGCCGCTGTAGGGGTCGCAGCCCGCAAGGGCCGACGTAAAGATTATAGCAAAGCAGACAGCGGCATACCGAAGGGCGCGCGCCGATATATTCGTCAGCTTCATCATCCTCCTCCACCCCCCTCTCCACCCCCCTCCCCCCCCTCCCCTCCCTCGAACGCCGGTATGGGAAGCTCCCAGGAAAAGACCCTGAGCCTCTGCCCCGGCAGGTCCCGCATCTCAAGCTCCATCGTGCCGCCCGGCTCCTCCGTGCCATCCATATCGGCCGGGTCGGCCGAGTCTGTATGGCCCACCTTCTCGAACCTCAATATCCCCTCGCGGTGGTGGTTGTCGCCGGTCTCGTAGGTCACCAGCCAGTCCAGCGGCCTGAGTTCCCCGCCCCCGGGGGTCTTAAGCGTAGCCATCTCCTCCAGGGGAAAGGGGTCGAGCTTATTCTGGTGGGTATTGAAGTAGACGACGAAGACGGTCTTCGTATCTATCTCGTAGCGCTCCCTGTCCGCGCCGCCGCCGCCCGTGAGGTCGAAGTACTCCTCGGGGGTATATATGACGTCCACGTACAGGTCGCTCTCGCCGAAGTCACTCTTCCAGAGGTGGCGCTTCAGGTAGCGCCCTCCCTCGCGGGAGATAACGGTGGGTACGTTGCTCCCGTAGTTCTTCTTCAGGTAGGCCGCTATCAGCTCCACCTCCCGCGTGCCTATGTCCGCGCCGTTATCGGTCCTCATCCTTTGTATGATCGTCTCCCACTCCCGTGCCGTATGGCGGGAGCGCTCCACCGGCTCCGCGCCGTGGCACTTCCCGGTGCAGTTCCACCTGTAAACGGTCTTCACCTCCCGCTCGGTCAACTCCGGCCTGCCCGTGAGCCCGTAGGCCGTGGCGCGCGCGAAGGTCGTGAGGTATTCCGTCTTGGAGAGCGGCGCGGTCTCTACCAGGAAGATGAAGGCGACCCCCGCAACGAACGCAGCCCCGGCCAGAAAAAGCCCAAAGGCGACCAGAAAGACCCTCAAGAGCCGCCCCCCTCCTTCTCCCCCCCCCTCCCCTTTCTATTAACGAGCTTCCTCGCCACGAGGAAGACACCCGCGAAGAGCACAGCCACCCACGCCCCCACCCCGCCCCAGAATATTACCCAGTCCACCGTGTCGAAACCCCGGGTATACTGGTAGAGCTTCCCTTTTATCCTTTTAATGGGCGTTATCCGGCAGGCGTCGCCGTAGCGGTCTATAAAGTCCTGGACTATCTCCTGCTTGGTCTTGCCCGCCCTTATGGCCTCCCCTATCTCCCCCTTCCACTCGAGCCCGCAGCTCATGTTGCAGTCCTCGAGGACGAGCGGGCAGTCGCACGGGCACTCGAGCTCGCGAGCCACCTCCTGGACCGTTACGGCCTCGGCCCGGACCAGACCGGTCGAAAGCAGAACCAGAGGCACTATAAAGGCCGCGGCCTTCAGCTTATCGAACAGCCTGCGCATTCCGTTACTTCTTCTTCCTTAGGATAGCGTACATCAACCCCGCGAGCACGAAGACGCCCGCGCCCGCCGCGGCGTAGATTATCCCGCGAGCGCGCTTCTGGCGATTATAAGGGGCAGCCCTTGCGGCGGGGCCGCCGCCCCCGGCGCCCCCGGCCATCTCCATCTTCATGTCGCCCATGGGGGAGTACTTTATGTCCACCGAGGGCCTGGAATCTTTTTTTACGTATTCGAGCTTCACCTCGAGGGTCTGGCCTCTCTCCATGCCCTCGAACGTCCCACCTAAGTGCGTAAAGCCTTTCTTCTCCGAAGTCGTAAGCCCTTGTGGGCTTATGACGTTGAAACCCTCGGCCCTCAAGGGGATCTGGAGGTCCACCTCGAGGCTTTCTATCAGGTGGTTCGCCTTCACCAGGTGCTCGAAAACCCTCTTCTCGGCGCCATCGGTAAAGGGCTCGGTGTGGAAGCTCAGGTAGAAGTTCGGGTAGGGGAGCTTCATCTTCACCTCGTCCACGTCCCCGGCCGGGCTCTTTTTGTAGAGCTGGCAGAAGTGGGTGCCTTTGGGCGAGAGGCTGCAGACGTCGCTTATAATCGCCCCTTTGGGGATATAGAAGCTCGTCTCCACGGGGAAGGTCCCCTCGTCCTTGAAGCGGCCGTCGTATATGAAGAGCACCCCGGAGGAGTCGTACTCGGGCCATATGGCGACCCTCATCCTCCCTATTTCGAGTTCCCCCTCCCCCCCATAGGCCGGGGCCTGGAGGGAAGTAAGGGAAAACAGGAGAAGTGCCGCCTGTAATATCGTCAAATGCCTCATTATATAGATTCTACTCGATTTTACGGTCACGCACAACCCGGCTACCCACCCGAGACATACGCGGGTCGCACTAAAAAAGGGGGCAGACACCGGTTGTGTCTGCCCCCTCAAACCTTACGGCCATGGAGTGCTCAAAGTTCGGGACGACCACCGGCGCGGTTCACAGGGCCTTGTCTATCAGTTCCTGTATCTTGGCTTTCGGCACCGCTCCCACCAGTTGGTCCACGACCTCGCCGTTTTTAAAGAGTATCAGCGTGGGGATGCCCCTGACCCCGTACTTGCCCGGTGTGCCGGGGTTTTCGTCCACATTCATCTTGGCGATCTTGATCTTGCCCTCGTAGTTACCGGCCATCTCCTCTATTATAGGGGCTATGGCCTTGCACGGGGCGCACCACTCGGCCCAGAAGTCTATAACGGCCGGGACCTCGGATTTCAACACCTCGGTCTCGAAGCTCGAATCCGTAACGTTCACTATGTTTTCCATATTTTTCATATCTTCCGCCATCGGCTCTACTCCTTTTGACTTTATTATGAATAGCCAATATAGAACATGAACGAGGAGTTGTCAAGTCCGCAGTGGCGGGTAGGCGGCTTTTGTCTTGACAGGAGGGGACAATCGGTACAATATATCCGGCATGAAAAACGAAGCGCTTCTGGCTCTCCTCGAGGAGAGCGCGGAAAAACTATCCATAAAGCTCGACTACGACGACCTGAGGAAGGGTGAGGTCAACACCCCCGGCGGCACCTTCCTGCTCCGTGGGGAGAGGCACATCCTCATACACAGGTACCTCTCCGCCGGCGAGAAGGTGGACGTCCTCATCGGGCTCCTCTCGGGCTTCGACACCGAAGGTGTACACCTGCCCCCGGAGGTGCGCGAGAGGCTCGAGGCCGCGAGGGAGAGCAAAAAAGAGGCGGAAAAGGCGGCCCGGGGGCGGGACTGAGCCGCCGCTAAACCCGCGCCAGGCAAGCCCGGGGAAAGGATTTTCCCTCCGCGTAAAAAAAACCCTTGACACAAAATCGGATTATGGGGTATGGTACGAACCGCTTTACTCTATCCTTAAATTTTTTTAATTTAGTTTTTACGCAAAACTGACTACTACTTCATACTTTACTAAGGAAGGCATCTTTGGAAAAAGTGGAAGGTAGAAACAAATATCTGTCCCTTGCCATAACCGCCGGCATTACCTTTATAGCCGCATCCGTCCTGTGGGTAGGCATAAGTGCCGCCGTCCGCTACGTAGACTCCTCCACCGACACCATCGAATACTGCACCTCGTGCCACACCATGAGCTACCCTTACGCGGAGTTCAAGGAATCCGCCCACTACAAGAACCGCTCCGGAGTATCCCCCCGCTGCGTGGACTGCCACATACCGCCGGGCAGCGGCCTCATGGGCAAGCTCCAGCAGATAATGAAGGATAGATTCTCCGGCAACTCGAACGTGAGTGAGGAAGAGTGGGACGAGATGCGGCCGGGACTGGCCGAGGTCGTTCGCACGAAACTCCTCGAAAGCAACAGCGCCACCTGCAAGAAGTGCCACGTAAGGGAGGCCATAGTCTCGAAGAGCGCCCCCGTAATGAGGGCCCATAGGAAGATAGAGACCCAGAATAAGACCTGCATCGACTGCCACTATAACCTTGTCCACGCCGAAGTCCCATGGGGAGACGACGAGGACGATGACGATGATGACGACTAAGCCTTTGCCGGACTTACAAGAACTCGATACTACGGAGAAAGCATGACGGAAGACAACAAAAATCACGGCAAATCGCATGGCCGGGACTACGGTATACAGACCACCAGTGGCCTTGGAGTAGAGGGCAGGAAACGCTACGCCATGGTGATCGACCTGAGGAAGTGCACGGGATGCGGCAGCTGCGTGGTGGCCTGCAAGTCCGAGCACGACGTACCGCTCGGGGTCTGGAGGATGTGGCTCAAGACGGAGGACAAGGGAACCTACCCCGATGTAAAGAGGACCTTCCTCCCGAGACTCTGCAACCACTGTGAGTATCCCATATGCGTAAGGAACTGCCCTACCCAGGCCACCTTCAAGCACGAAGACGGCTTCGTACTCCAGAGGTTCAACAGGTGTATCGGATGCAGGACATGCGTAATAGCCTGCCCTTACAACGCCAGGCATCTTCTTCCCAACCACAGGACGGACGAGAAACAGCCTGTTGGCGTCGTGGACAAGTGCGATTACTGCATCCACAGGGTCAAGAGGGGGCTCGTACCGACGTGCGTCAGCACCTGCGTGGGAGGGGCGTTTACCTTCGGCGACCTGAACGACCCGAAGAGCGAGGTCTCGAAGCTTGTCAAAAAGAACAGCGTAATGACCTTGAAACCGGAAATAGGCACCCATCCCCAGACCTACTATATAGGTCTGGACGAGGGGATTGCCGACCAGGTTGCAAGCTACAGGCATAGAAGCGCACAGATGAAGGAAGAGTACAACACCTTCAAGAAGAACCACGAAGGATTCCACGGGGACCTGACCGAGGGGGGCAGTCATATCGTCGTACAGGTCGTCAGGAACTTCCTGGGATTCTTAAAGGAGATACCGGCAAAGGCCGGTAGAGTACTAGGCTTAGGAGGGTAGAGGAGTGGAGAGAGAAGTTATAGCGAACGCCTTCCATCACGTAACCTGGGGGGTTCCCATATCCATTTATTTCTGGCTCATGGGCGTGAGCGCCGGGGCCCATGTCATCTCCGGCTTCGGCTGGGTCTTCGGACTTAAAAAGTACAAACAGGTGGGGCTCATCGCCACCCTCTGGGCCATAGGCGTGCTTCTGATCGTGCCGGTACTGCTTATCTTCGACCTGGGCAGACCCGAGAGGTTCTTCCATCTGCTTACCCCCGGCTACTGGCACGGCTCCGCACCTATGTCATGGGGGACCATCCTTATTATGCTCTACCCCACCATGATGATAGTATACGGCTACTTCATCTTTAAAAACAACGCAAAGTGGGCCTTTATATTCGGTATCTGCGGTATCATCTCCGCGGGGTCCACCCACTGGTATACGGGAGTGGTTATACAGTTAAACCCGGCCAGGGACATCAACCACACGGCCCTGGCCTCCGTTCTCTTCCTTCTGGGCGCCTTTATCTCGGGCACGGGCTTCCTGATCGTGACGTTCTGGTTCATGAACATCTTCGTGAACCCCATGAGAAGGTTCAGGGACAGGTTCAGGCAGGAAGGATTCGCATACAGGTTCTTGAAGGCAAACAGTATCGGCGACAAGGTAGAGGACTCTCTGGTCGTGGAGATGGGGCAGATCATGGCTATAGGCGTGGGTATAGAACTCCTTATGACCTTCAATGAATTCCTCCAGATGAACTACGGGACCGCGGAGGAACAGGCAAGCCTCTTCGACGTGCTTCTGGGGGTTGCCAGGGTGCCTTACATGGCCCATGTCTTCATAGCCCTTGTGATCCCTTTCTTTATCCTCATTTTTACACCTCTAAAAAGGTCGCCCGGGGTGGTTACCATCTGTTCAGCCATGGTATGTACAGGAATACTGGGAATGCGTGTATGGTGGGTTCTGGGAGGACAG from Thermodesulfobacteriota bacterium encodes:
- a CDS encoding TlpA disulfide reductase family protein, translating into MMKLTNISARALRYAAVCFAIIFTSALAGCDPYSGEEESEIRKSLPNEGEEAPPFTLTTFGGEEITLDALKAKKVPVVLNFWASWCGPCRREAPVLEKLYLAYREEGVEFVGVAVQDSEEDAREFVEEFKLTYPNGLDGEGEGGEMEDAYRIYGVPKTFVLDREGRFTYIHMGAVKEGPLTEEIEKVLIEKELLGEELIEEDLVEEEL
- a CDS encoding cytochrome c-type biogenesis protein CcmH, yielding MRRLFDKLKAAAFIVPLVLLSTGLVRAEAVTVQEVARELECPCDCPLVLEDCNMSCGLEWKGEIGEAIRAGKTKQEIVQDFIDRYGDACRITPIKRIKGKLYQYTRGFDTVDWVIFWGGVGAWVAVLFAGVFLVARKLVNRKGRGGEKEGGGS
- the trxA gene encoding thioredoxin TrxA, coding for MAEDMKNMENIVNVTDSSFETEVLKSEVPAVIDFWAEWCAPCKAIAPIIEEMAGNYEGKIKIAKMNVDENPGTPGKYGVRGIPTLILFKNGEVVDQLVGAVPKAKIQELIDKAL
- a CDS encoding NapC/NirT family cytochrome c, yielding MEGRNKYLSLAITAGITFIAASVLWVGISAAVRYVDSSTDTIEYCTSCHTMSYPYAEFKESAHYKNRSGVSPRCVDCHIPPGSGLMGKLQQIMKDRFSGNSNVSEEEWDEMRPGLAEVVRTKLLESNSATCKKCHVREAIVSKSAPVMRAHRKIETQNKTCIDCHYNLVHAEVPWGDDEDDDDDDD
- a CDS encoding 4Fe-4S dicluster domain-containing protein, which translates into the protein MTEDNKNHGKSHGRDYGIQTTSGLGVEGRKRYAMVIDLRKCTGCGSCVVACKSEHDVPLGVWRMWLKTEDKGTYPDVKRTFLPRLCNHCEYPICVRNCPTQATFKHEDGFVLQRFNRCIGCRTCVIACPYNARHLLPNHRTDEKQPVGVVDKCDYCIHRVKRGLVPTCVSTCVGGAFTFGDLNDPKSEVSKLVKKNSVMTLKPEIGTHPQTYYIGLDEGIADQVASYRHRSAQMKEEYNTFKKNHEGFHGDLTEGGSHIVVQVVRNFLGFLKEIPAKAGRVLGLGG
- the nrfD gene encoding NrfD/PsrC family molybdoenzyme membrane anchor subunit → MEREVIANAFHHVTWGVPISIYFWLMGVSAGAHVISGFGWVFGLKKYKQVGLIATLWAIGVLLIVPVLLIFDLGRPERFFHLLTPGYWHGSAPMSWGTILIMLYPTMMIVYGYFIFKNNAKWAFIFGICGIISAGSTHWYTGVVIQLNPARDINHTALASVLFLLGAFISGTGFLIVTFWFMNIFVNPMRRFRDRFRQEGFAYRFLKANSIGDKVEDSLVVEMGQIMAIGVGIELLMTFNEFLQMNYGTAEEQASLFDVLLGVARVPYMAHVFIALVIPFFILIFTPLKRSPGVVTICSAMVCTGILGMRVWWVLGGQFLQTFF